From Pseudophryne corroboree isolate aPseCor3 chromosome 3 unlocalized genomic scaffold, aPseCor3.hap2 SUPER_3_unloc_23, whole genome shotgun sequence, a single genomic window includes:
- the LOC134983761 gene encoding zinc finger protein 345-like isoform X2 — MAAAPSPAGQGVCAAVCGAWRVYYPCHTHTQRCSHCCHCSYRRVTHRGRILPVSVEIRMDKDRSHRTERIINITLEIIYLLTGEDYTVVKKTSNECEILNSHPCVLGGLSRTQSHIPVPPPDSLIHERPNDQKILELTNKIIQLLTGEEGEYIEEHRGLYKDVMMENHRPLTSLDKRRLSCIVQGIAEGPSNRDISERCPRPLYTQDCTEEYHRIPQEDQGEAQLNNIKIKDTEGEVETYVTDMKAEDIEGEEETYVTDKKAEDIEGEEETYVTDIKAKDIDGEEETYVTDIKAEDIEGEEETYVTDIKAEDIEGEEETYVTDMKAEDIDGEEETYVTDMKAEDTEGEETYVTDIKAEDIEGEEMYVTDMKAEDTEGEEETYVTDIETEDTEGEEETYVRGDQQCKEEEIPTDISTADGHTSRNISEGHVMLSPDCDIKDNDSRQDSPGDNPITPIIHSALSADPPDPGKCSPDHSDIGASVIALTDIVFPCSIDTKCFTQNTKCINPHTGKAGERPVCPECEKCFTYKSDLVIHQRSHTGEKPFPCSECGKCFARKSRLVRHPRSHTGEKPFPCSECGKCFTQNSQLVAHQRSHTGEKPFPCSECGKCFAQKSVLVKHNRSHTGEKPYSCSECGKCFAYKSALVKHNRSHTGEKPFPCSECGKCFAHKSDLVIHHRSHTGEKLFPCSECGKCCASKSHLVIHHRSHTGEKPFSCSECGKCFTQKSHLVTHHKSHTGEKPFPCSECGKCFAQKLHLVIHHRSHTGEKPFSCSECGKCFTRKSHLVTHERSHTREKVFSCSECAKSFTWKSHFVIHQRSHTGEKPFSCTKCGKCFTRKSNLVTHYRSHTGEKAFPCSECWKCFTRKSYLLRHQRTHTGERPFIYSEK, encoded by the exons atggccgccgccccctctcctgccgggcagggtgtatgtgctgcagtgtgtggtgcatggagagtatattacccgtgtcatacacacacacagcgctgctcacactgctgtcactgctcATACAGGCGTGTTACACATAGGGGGCGTatactcccagtgtccgtggagatcag GATGGACaaagacaggagtcacaggactgagaggataataaatatcaccctggagatcatctacctgctgactggggag gattacacagtagtgaagaagacatccaatgagtgtgagatacTCAACAGCCATCCCTGTGTGTTAGGAGgtctgagtagaacccagagccacatcccagtgcctccacctgactcactaatacatgagagacccaatgaccaaaagatcctggaactcaccaacaagatcattcagctgctgactggagag gagggggagtatatagaggaacacaggggtctgtacaaggacgtgatgatggagaatcaccggcccctcacatctctggataagaggagactgtcatgtattgtacaggggatagcag aaggACCCAGTAATCGAGATAtctcagagagatgtccccgtcctctgtatacccaggactgtacagaggagtatcacaggatcccacaggaggatcag ggtgaagcccagttaaataatattaaaatcaaagatacagagggagaagtagagacgtatgtgactgatatgaaggcagaagatatagagggagaagaagagacgtatgtgactgataaaaaggcagaagatatagagggagaagaagagacgtatgtgactgatataaaggcaaaagacatagatggagaagaagagacgtatgtgactgatataaaggcagaagatatagagggagaagaagagacgtatgtgactgatataaaggcagaagatatagagggagaagaagagacgtatgtgactgatatgaaggcagaagatatagatggagaagaagagacgtatgtgactgatatgaaggcagaagatacagagggagaagagacgtatgtgactgatataaaggcagaagatatagaaggagaagagatgtacgtgactgatatgaaggcagaagatacagagggagaagaagagacatatgtgactgatatagagacagaagatacagagggagaagaagagacgtatgtgaggggtgatcagcagtgtaaggaggaggagatccctacagatatcagcacag cagatggacacacaagcagaaatatctcagaaggacatgtaatgttatccccggattgtgacataaaagataatgacagtagacaggattctccaggagataaccccattaccccaattatacattcagctctatcagctgatccccctgatcctgggaaatgttctcctgatcactctgatattggtgcatctgttatagCTCTGACAGATATagtgtttccatgttctatagataccaaatgttttacacagaacacaaagtgtattaacccacacacaggtaaggcaggtgaaaggCCAGTATGTccggagtgtgagaaatgttttacatacaaatcagatcttgttatacatcagagaagtcacacaggtgagaagccatttccatgttctgagtgtgggaaatgttttgcacggaaatcacgtcttgttagacatccgagaagtcacacaggtgagaagccatttccatgttctgagtgtgggaaatgttttacacagaattcacaacttgttgcacatcagagaagtcacacaggtgagaagccatttccatgttctgagtgtgggaaatgttttgcacagaaatcagttcttgttaaacataacagaagtcacacaggtgagaagccatattcatgttctgagtgtgggaaatgttttgcatacaaatcagctcttgttaaacataacagaagtcacacaggtgagaagccatttccatgttctgagtgtgggaaatgttttgcacacaaatcagatcttgttatacatcacagaagtcacacaggtgagaagctgtttccTTGCTCCGAATGCGGGAAATGTTGtgcaagtaaatcacatcttgttatacatcacagaagtcacacaggtgagaagccattttcttgctctgagtgcgggaaatgttttacacaaaaatcacatcttgttacacatcacaaaagtcacacaggtgagaagccatttccatgttctgagtgtgggaaatgttttgcacaaaaattacatcttgttatacatcacagaagtcacacaggtgagaagccattttcttgctctgagtgtgggaaatgttttacacggaaatcacatcttgttacacatgagagaagtcacacacgtgagaaggtattttcttgctctgagtgcgcgaaaagttttacctggaaatcccactttgttatacatcagagaagtcacacaggtgagaagccattttcttgcactaagtgtgggaaatgttttacacggaaatcaaatcttgttacacattacagaagtcacacaggtgagaaggcatttccatgttctgagtgctggaaatgttttacacggaaatcatatcttcttagacatcagcgaactcacacaggtgagaggccatttatatactctgagaaataa
- the LOC134983761 gene encoding zinc finger protein 345-like isoform X1 produces the protein MAAAPSPAGQGVCAAVCGAWRVYYPCHTHTQRCSHCCHCSYRRVTHRGRILPVSVEIRTPAVRNGVFITHHTFCTLSNSSRMDKDRSHRTERIINITLEIIYLLTGEDYTVVKKTSNECEILNSHPCVLGGLSRTQSHIPVPPPDSLIHERPNDQKILELTNKIIQLLTGEEGEYIEEHRGLYKDVMMENHRPLTSLDKRRLSCIVQGIAEGPSNRDISERCPRPLYTQDCTEEYHRIPQEDQGEAQLNNIKIKDTEGEVETYVTDMKAEDIEGEEETYVTDKKAEDIEGEEETYVTDIKAKDIDGEEETYVTDIKAEDIEGEEETYVTDIKAEDIEGEEETYVTDMKAEDIDGEEETYVTDMKAEDTEGEETYVTDIKAEDIEGEEMYVTDMKAEDTEGEEETYVTDIETEDTEGEEETYVRGDQQCKEEEIPTDISTADGHTSRNISEGHVMLSPDCDIKDNDSRQDSPGDNPITPIIHSALSADPPDPGKCSPDHSDIGASVIALTDIVFPCSIDTKCFTQNTKCINPHTGKAGERPVCPECEKCFTYKSDLVIHQRSHTGEKPFPCSECGKCFARKSRLVRHPRSHTGEKPFPCSECGKCFTQNSQLVAHQRSHTGEKPFPCSECGKCFAQKSVLVKHNRSHTGEKPYSCSECGKCFAYKSALVKHNRSHTGEKPFPCSECGKCFAHKSDLVIHHRSHTGEKLFPCSECGKCCASKSHLVIHHRSHTGEKPFSCSECGKCFTQKSHLVTHHKSHTGEKPFPCSECGKCFAQKLHLVIHHRSHTGEKPFSCSECGKCFTRKSHLVTHERSHTREKVFSCSECAKSFTWKSHFVIHQRSHTGEKPFSCTKCGKCFTRKSNLVTHYRSHTGEKAFPCSECWKCFTRKSYLLRHQRTHTGERPFIYSEK, from the exons atggccgccgccccctctcctgccgggcagggtgtatgtgctgcagtgtgtggtgcatggagagtatattacccgtgtcatacacacacacagcgctgctcacactgctgtcactgctcATACAGGCGTGTTACACATAGGGGGCGTatactcccagtgtccgtggagatcag aactccagctgtgaggaacggagtctttattacacatcacaccttCTGTACTCTCTCTAATTCATCAAGGATGGACaaagacaggagtcacaggactgagaggataataaatatcaccctggagatcatctacctgctgactggggag gattacacagtagtgaagaagacatccaatgagtgtgagatacTCAACAGCCATCCCTGTGTGTTAGGAGgtctgagtagaacccagagccacatcccagtgcctccacctgactcactaatacatgagagacccaatgaccaaaagatcctggaactcaccaacaagatcattcagctgctgactggagag gagggggagtatatagaggaacacaggggtctgtacaaggacgtgatgatggagaatcaccggcccctcacatctctggataagaggagactgtcatgtattgtacaggggatagcag aaggACCCAGTAATCGAGATAtctcagagagatgtccccgtcctctgtatacccaggactgtacagaggagtatcacaggatcccacaggaggatcag ggtgaagcccagttaaataatattaaaatcaaagatacagagggagaagtagagacgtatgtgactgatatgaaggcagaagatatagagggagaagaagagacgtatgtgactgataaaaaggcagaagatatagagggagaagaagagacgtatgtgactgatataaaggcaaaagacatagatggagaagaagagacgtatgtgactgatataaaggcagaagatatagagggagaagaagagacgtatgtgactgatataaaggcagaagatatagagggagaagaagagacgtatgtgactgatatgaaggcagaagatatagatggagaagaagagacgtatgtgactgatatgaaggcagaagatacagagggagaagagacgtatgtgactgatataaaggcagaagatatagaaggagaagagatgtacgtgactgatatgaaggcagaagatacagagggagaagaagagacatatgtgactgatatagagacagaagatacagagggagaagaagagacgtatgtgaggggtgatcagcagtgtaaggaggaggagatccctacagatatcagcacag cagatggacacacaagcagaaatatctcagaaggacatgtaatgttatccccggattgtgacataaaagataatgacagtagacaggattctccaggagataaccccattaccccaattatacattcagctctatcagctgatccccctgatcctgggaaatgttctcctgatcactctgatattggtgcatctgttatagCTCTGACAGATATagtgtttccatgttctatagataccaaatgttttacacagaacacaaagtgtattaacccacacacaggtaaggcaggtgaaaggCCAGTATGTccggagtgtgagaaatgttttacatacaaatcagatcttgttatacatcagagaagtcacacaggtgagaagccatttccatgttctgagtgtgggaaatgttttgcacggaaatcacgtcttgttagacatccgagaagtcacacaggtgagaagccatttccatgttctgagtgtgggaaatgttttacacagaattcacaacttgttgcacatcagagaagtcacacaggtgagaagccatttccatgttctgagtgtgggaaatgttttgcacagaaatcagttcttgttaaacataacagaagtcacacaggtgagaagccatattcatgttctgagtgtgggaaatgttttgcatacaaatcagctcttgttaaacataacagaagtcacacaggtgagaagccatttccatgttctgagtgtgggaaatgttttgcacacaaatcagatcttgttatacatcacagaagtcacacaggtgagaagctgtttccTTGCTCCGAATGCGGGAAATGTTGtgcaagtaaatcacatcttgttatacatcacagaagtcacacaggtgagaagccattttcttgctctgagtgcgggaaatgttttacacaaaaatcacatcttgttacacatcacaaaagtcacacaggtgagaagccatttccatgttctgagtgtgggaaatgttttgcacaaaaattacatcttgttatacatcacagaagtcacacaggtgagaagccattttcttgctctgagtgtgggaaatgttttacacggaaatcacatcttgttacacatgagagaagtcacacacgtgagaaggtattttcttgctctgagtgcgcgaaaagttttacctggaaatcccactttgttatacatcagagaagtcacacaggtgagaagccattttcttgcactaagtgtgggaaatgttttacacggaaatcaaatcttgttacacattacagaagtcacacaggtgagaaggcatttccatgttctgagtgctggaaatgttttacacggaaatcatatcttcttagacatcagcgaactcacacaggtgagaggccatttatatactctgagaaataa